One genomic window of Bradyrhizobium sp. B124 includes the following:
- the lpxC gene encoding UDP-3-O-acyl-N-acetylglucosamine deacetylase: MKFSRQTTLRSQATVTGVGVHSGLPVSLTLGPAPVDAGFIFVRTGLDGADREVTATADAVIATEFATVLGDREGPLVSTAEHVLAALRGMGVDNATIEVDAAEVPIMDGSAAAFVAAIDQAGIVTQPGVRRFIQVLKPVQVKIGDAMGELRPFAGGFRAEVEINFANKVIGHQTYSFDLSPEGFRREVARARTFGCMNDVARLWGAGFALGASFDNTVVFDEARLLNAEGLRYADECARHKVLDVIGDLALAGLPLLGSYRSVRGGHKLNNAVLKALLADRSAWRVVESETARRPVRGHVEAGASTVGGLVAPAYGPDVS; this comes from the coding sequence ATGAAGTTCAGCCGTCAGACAACGCTTCGGTCGCAAGCCACCGTGACTGGCGTAGGCGTTCATTCCGGTCTTCCTGTCAGTCTCACGCTGGGACCTGCACCCGTTGATGCGGGTTTTATTTTTGTCCGCACCGGTCTCGACGGTGCCGACCGCGAAGTTACCGCCACCGCCGACGCTGTGATCGCAACCGAATTCGCGACGGTGCTGGGTGACCGCGAAGGGCCGCTGGTTTCGACCGCGGAGCATGTTCTCGCCGCGCTGCGCGGCATGGGCGTCGACAACGCCACGATCGAAGTCGACGCTGCAGAAGTTCCGATCATGGACGGCAGCGCTGCGGCGTTTGTCGCGGCCATCGATCAGGCCGGCATTGTGACCCAGCCCGGCGTCCGCCGCTTCATTCAGGTGCTGAAGCCGGTGCAGGTCAAGATCGGCGATGCGATGGGCGAGCTGCGTCCGTTCGCCGGCGGGTTCCGCGCCGAAGTCGAAATCAATTTCGCCAACAAGGTGATCGGTCACCAGACCTACTCCTTCGATCTGTCGCCGGAAGGCTTCCGCCGCGAAGTCGCGCGGGCCCGTACGTTCGGCTGCATGAATGACGTGGCGCGGCTGTGGGGCGCCGGCTTCGCGCTCGGCGCCTCCTTCGACAACACCGTGGTGTTTGACGAGGCCCGCCTGCTCAACGCCGAGGGCCTGCGCTACGCCGACGAGTGCGCCCGCCACAAGGTGCTCGACGTGATCGGCGATCTGGCGCTGGCCGGCCTGCCGCTGCTCGGCAGCTACCGTTCGGTCCGCGGCGGGCACAAGCTCAACAACGCAGTGCTGAAGGCGCTGCTCGCCGACCGCAGCGCCTGGCGCGTGGTCGAATCGGAGACCGCCCGGCGGCCGGTCCGCGGCCATGTCGAAGCCGGTGCAAGCACGGTGGGCGGCCTGGTCGCCCCGGCCTACGGTCCGGACGTGTCCTGA
- the ftsZ gene encoding cell division protein FtsZ — MALNLTPPDISELKPRITVFGVGGAGGNAVNNMITAGLQGVDFVVANTDAQALTMSKAQRIIQMGTQVTQGLGAGSQPDVGAAAAQEVMDELRDHLTGANMVFVTAGMGGGTGTGAAPVIAKAAREMGILTVGVVTKPFHFEGQRRMRTAEHGISELHKVVDTLLIIPNQNLFRVANEKTTFADAFAMADQVLYSGVACITDLMVKEGLINLDFADVRAVMREMGKAMMGTGEATGEKRALTAAEAAIANPLIDDSSMKGARGLLISITGGKDLTLFEVDEAATRIREEVDADANIIVGATFDESLDGVIRVSVVATGIEQAAIASRAQAPAQQPGGSPESRLADLTARLRADNQRMAERAQKLEPPTGVTVAPIAAAAAAQQRPAVERAALAAIAAAVAPDSAPAQAPMQPGSYGDVTVRPIAQKPTLFPDHEAARAEQHEPMPPETFIPQAAERSPVRAPRMPKFEDLPMPAQAEIRQASGDGEAEHPQKTRLSLLQRLANVGLGRRDEETEPPIAARASGPAMPTMPPLPDRKPARSVAQQISANESPVSEYAKRPAPQGLDAHGRQAPVAPAPQGDDHLDIPAFLRRQAN, encoded by the coding sequence ATGGCACTCAATCTGACACCCCCTGACATCAGCGAGCTGAAACCGCGGATCACCGTCTTCGGCGTCGGCGGCGCGGGTGGTAATGCCGTCAACAACATGATCACCGCCGGGTTGCAGGGCGTCGACTTCGTCGTCGCCAACACCGACGCGCAGGCGCTGACCATGTCGAAGGCGCAGCGCATCATCCAGATGGGCACCCAGGTCACCCAGGGCCTCGGCGCCGGTTCGCAGCCCGATGTCGGCGCTGCGGCCGCGCAGGAGGTGATGGACGAACTACGCGATCACCTGACCGGCGCCAACATGGTGTTCGTCACCGCCGGCATGGGCGGCGGCACCGGCACCGGGGCTGCGCCCGTGATCGCCAAGGCTGCCCGCGAGATGGGAATCCTCACCGTCGGCGTGGTTACGAAGCCGTTCCACTTCGAGGGTCAGCGCCGCATGCGCACCGCCGAGCACGGTATCTCCGAGCTCCACAAGGTGGTCGACACGCTGCTGATCATCCCGAACCAGAACCTGTTCCGGGTCGCCAACGAGAAGACCACCTTCGCCGACGCGTTCGCGATGGCCGACCAGGTGCTGTACTCGGGCGTCGCCTGCATCACCGACCTGATGGTCAAGGAAGGCCTGATCAACCTCGACTTCGCCGACGTCCGCGCCGTGATGCGGGAAATGGGCAAGGCGATGATGGGCACCGGCGAGGCCACCGGCGAGAAGCGCGCGCTGACCGCCGCCGAAGCTGCGATCGCCAACCCACTGATCGACGATAGCTCGATGAAGGGCGCCCGCGGCCTGCTGATCTCGATCACGGGCGGTAAGGACCTCACGTTGTTCGAGGTCGACGAAGCCGCAACCCGCATCCGCGAAGAAGTCGATGCCGACGCCAACATCATCGTCGGCGCCACCTTCGACGAATCGCTCGACGGCGTCATTCGCGTCTCGGTGGTCGCAACCGGTATCGAGCAGGCCGCGATCGCTTCCCGTGCCCAGGCTCCCGCACAGCAGCCGGGCGGCTCGCCCGAGAGCCGGCTGGCCGATCTGACCGCTCGCCTGCGTGCCGACAATCAGCGCATGGCCGAGCGCGCCCAGAAGCTGGAACCGCCGACCGGCGTGACGGTTGCTCCGATTGCAGCTGCCGCCGCAGCCCAGCAGCGTCCGGCCGTCGAGCGCGCCGCGCTCGCGGCAATCGCTGCCGCGGTTGCCCCGGACAGCGCACCGGCTCAGGCGCCGATGCAGCCGGGGTCGTACGGTGACGTCACCGTGCGCCCGATCGCCCAGAAGCCGACGTTGTTCCCGGACCACGAGGCGGCCCGCGCCGAGCAGCACGAGCCGATGCCGCCCGAGACCTTCATCCCGCAGGCGGCGGAGCGGTCGCCGGTCCGTGCCCCGCGGATGCCGAAGTTCGAGGATCTGCCGATGCCGGCGCAGGCCGAGATCCGCCAGGCCAGCGGTGACGGCGAGGCGGAGCACCCGCAGAAGACCCGGCTGTCGCTGCTGCAGCGGCTGGCCAATGTCGGCCTCGGCCGCCGCGACGAAGAGACCGAGCCGCCGATCGCGGCCCGTGCCTCGGGTCCTGCGATGCCGACGATGCCACCGCTGCCCGACCGCAAGCCGGCCCGCAGCGTCGCCCAGCAGATCTCGGCGAACGAATCGCCGGTATCGGAATATGCGAAGCGCCCGGCACCGCAGGGATTGGACGCCCATGGCCGCCAGGCGCCTGTTGCCCCGGCGCCACAAGGTGACGACCATCTTGATATCCCGGCCTTCCTGCGCCGGCAGGCAAACTGA
- the ftsA gene encoding cell division protein FtsA, which translates to MTGLDRNLTPKTRPMQKRTAMVASLDVGSSKIACMIARLRPSPPNEALCGRTHAVELIGYSQIQSRGVKAGSVVDLAECEKAVRHAVALAERMAKVRVESVLLSVSGGRLHGQLVEAAADIHGGSVTADDISRVTSAGMRHAAGAGRTVLHALPVGYALDGVKGIRDPRGMVARQFGVDMNVVTSDATVAKNLMLVVERCHLNVEAMASSPYVAGLSVLTDDEADLGAAVVEMGAGSTTIATYSGGRLVHASGFALGGQHITMDLARGIGACIADAERIKTLYGTVLTGGSDSRELMSVPTAGDDRETPQIVSRATIANIVRHRAEEIFEMVRDRLADSPFAAEPRARVVLSGGASQLTGTVELATRILNRQVRIGRPLGFGRLPNEAKGASFSVPTGLLVYPQYAHLEHVEPRRTRQLRTGTDGYFGKVGRWLREGF; encoded by the coding sequence ATGACCGGCCTCGATCGCAATTTGACCCCGAAGACCCGTCCGATGCAGAAGCGCACCGCGATGGTGGCTTCGCTCGACGTCGGCTCCAGCAAGATCGCCTGCATGATCGCGCGGCTCAGGCCGTCGCCGCCGAACGAGGCGCTGTGCGGCCGCACCCACGCGGTCGAATTGATCGGCTACAGCCAGATCCAGTCGCGCGGCGTCAAGGCCGGCTCCGTCGTCGATCTCGCCGAATGCGAGAAGGCGGTGCGCCATGCCGTGGCGCTGGCCGAGCGCATGGCCAAGGTCCGTGTCGAATCCGTCCTGCTGTCGGTTTCCGGCGGCAGGCTGCATGGCCAACTGGTTGAAGCCGCGGCCGATATCCACGGCGGCTCGGTGACCGCGGACGATATCAGCCGCGTCACTTCGGCCGGCATGCGCCACGCCGCCGGCGCCGGTCGCACCGTGTTGCACGCGCTGCCGGTCGGCTACGCGCTCGACGGCGTCAAGGGCATCCGCGATCCCAGGGGCATGGTGGCGCGCCAGTTCGGCGTCGACATGAACGTGGTGACGTCCGACGCGACGGTCGCCAAGAACCTGATGCTGGTGGTCGAGCGCTGCCATCTCAACGTCGAAGCCATGGCGTCGAGCCCCTATGTCGCGGGCCTGTCGGTCCTGACCGATGACGAGGCCGATCTCGGCGCTGCCGTCGTCGAGATGGGCGCGGGCTCGACGACGATCGCGACCTATTCCGGCGGCCGCCTCGTGCACGCATCCGGATTTGCGCTCGGCGGGCAACACATCACGATGGATCTTGCGCGCGGCATCGGCGCGTGCATTGCGGATGCCGAGCGAATCAAGACTTTATACGGCACGGTGCTGACCGGCGGTTCGGACTCGCGCGAGCTGATGTCCGTTCCCACTGCAGGCGATGATCGGGAGACTCCGCAAATCGTGTCCCGCGCCACGATCGCCAACATTGTCCGGCATCGCGCCGAGGAGATTTTCGAAATGGTCCGTGACCGGCTCGCGGATTCTCCCTTTGCGGCAGAGCCGAGGGCGCGCGTCGTGCTGAGCGGCGGCGCGTCGCAGCTCACCGGCACCGTCGAGCTCGCCACCCGTATCCTGAACCGTCAGGTCCGCATCGGCCGCCCGCTCGGCTTCGGCCGGTTGCCGAACGAGGCGAAGGGCGCCTCGTTCTCGGTGCCGACGGGCCTCCTGGTCTATCCGCAATACGCACATCTTGAACATGTCGAACCGCGGCGTACGCGGCAGCTCAGGACAGGGACAGACGGTTACTTCGGAAAGGTCGGACGATGGCTTCGCGAGGGCTTCTGA
- a CDS encoding FtsQ-type POTRA domain-containing protein produces the protein MDRAGRLTRSLRSLGPQADLKAAAIGAAMLLREYVGAHLARRRRRPARPPQMIDREPPNRYILMVERYLPRRIGLVATLAILFGSLGFGIVRGGHLEEFTTALSDTRNALANSAGFRITTVGINGRKQLSQDEVLAIGGVNGRSSLLFLDADTVRAKLKANPWIADATILKLYPGRLQIDIVERTAFALWQQNGRLSVIASDGAVLEPYVSRRFLNLPLVVGKGADTRAQDFLALLDRYPQVRSVTKAAIFVGERRWNLRLKDGLDIRLPENDVGNALAALSKLDKDEKLFSRDIVAVDVRLPDRLIVQLSEEAGKARDELFKDKKSKKKAGDSA, from the coding sequence ATGGATCGTGCAGGACGCCTCACCCGATCGCTGCGATCGCTGGGGCCTCAAGCTGACCTGAAAGCAGCCGCTATTGGAGCGGCAATGCTGCTGCGCGAGTATGTCGGCGCCCATCTCGCGCGTCGCCGCCGGCGTCCCGCCAGGCCGCCGCAGATGATCGATCGCGAGCCGCCGAACCGCTACATCCTGATGGTCGAACGCTATCTGCCGCGCCGCATCGGCTTGGTCGCGACGCTCGCGATCCTGTTCGGCAGCCTGGGCTTCGGCATCGTCCGGGGCGGCCATCTCGAGGAGTTCACCACGGCGCTGAGCGACACCCGCAATGCGCTGGCCAATTCCGCGGGCTTCCGCATCACCACCGTCGGCATCAACGGCCGCAAGCAGCTGAGCCAGGATGAGGTGCTTGCGATCGGCGGCGTCAACGGCCGCTCCTCGCTGCTATTCCTCGACGCCGACACCGTGCGCGCCAAGCTGAAGGCCAATCCCTGGATCGCCGACGCCACGATCCTCAAGCTCTATCCGGGCCGGCTGCAGATCGACATCGTCGAGCGCACCGCCTTCGCGCTGTGGCAGCAGAACGGCCGCCTGTCGGTGATCGCCTCCGACGGCGCGGTGCTCGAGCCTTACGTCTCGCGCCGCTTCCTCAATCTGCCGCTGGTGGTGGGCAAGGGCGCGGACACCCGCGCCCAGGACTTCCTGGCGCTGCTCGACCGTTATCCGCAGGTGCGCTCGGTGACCAAGGCCGCGATCTTCGTCGGCGAGCGGCGCTGGAACCTGCGCCTCAAGGACGGCCTCGACATCCGCTTGCCGGAGAACGACGTCGGCAACGCGCTGGCCGCGCTCTCCAAGCTCGACAAGGACGAGAAGCTGTTCTCGCGCGACATCGTCGCCGTCGACGTGCGCCTGCCCGATCGGCTGATCGTGCAATTGTCCGAGGAAGCCGGCAAGGCGCGCGACGAGCTGTTCAAGGACAAGAAGTCCAAGAAGAAGGCCGGTGATTCCGCATGA
- a CDS encoding D-alanine--D-alanine ligase codes for MQVTILFGGTNKERLVSVASAQALHRALPDAELWFWDVDDTVHAVTSEQLLGHTRPFEVDFKPDGRGIALDRALDKASAEQRVLVLGLHGGRAENGELQAMCEMRGVAFTGSGSASSHLAFDKPSAKRFAAIAGLNAPQGISVAQLDEAFAQHGRLIAKPAKDGSSYGLIFVNAQQDLVAVRNAAKHEDYLIEPFVSGVEATCGVLEQSDGTVFALPPIEIVPAEGGFDYTAKYLLKSTQEICPGRFAPEVSAAIMDHALRAHRALSCTGYSRSDFIVSANGPVYLETNTLPGLTAASLYPKALKAQGIAFADFLRDQIELGRRRARS; via the coding sequence ATGCAGGTGACCATTCTGTTCGGCGGCACCAACAAGGAGCGGCTGGTCTCGGTGGCGAGCGCGCAGGCGCTGCACCGCGCGCTGCCCGACGCGGAGCTCTGGTTCTGGGACGTCGACGACACCGTGCACGCGGTGACGTCCGAACAGCTGCTCGGCCACACGCGGCCCTTCGAGGTCGACTTCAAGCCCGATGGTCGCGGCATCGCGCTCGACCGGGCACTCGACAAAGCCAGTGCCGAGCAGCGCGTGCTGGTGCTCGGCCTGCACGGTGGCCGCGCCGAGAACGGCGAATTGCAGGCAATGTGCGAGATGCGCGGCGTCGCGTTCACCGGCTCCGGCTCGGCGTCGTCGCATTTGGCGTTCGATAAGCCATCGGCGAAGCGCTTCGCCGCGATCGCAGGCCTCAACGCGCCACAGGGCATATCGGTCGCACAGCTCGATGAGGCGTTCGCCCAGCACGGCAGGCTGATCGCAAAGCCCGCCAAGGACGGATCGAGCTACGGGCTGATCTTCGTCAACGCACAGCAGGACCTTGTCGCGGTCCGCAATGCCGCCAAGCACGAAGACTATCTGATCGAGCCGTTCGTGTCGGGCGTCGAGGCGACCTGCGGCGTGCTCGAGCAATCCGACGGCACGGTGTTCGCGCTGCCGCCGATCGAGATCGTGCCGGCGGAGGGGGGCTTCGACTACACAGCCAAATACCTTCTGAAGTCGACCCAGGAGATCTGCCCCGGCCGTTTCGCGCCCGAGGTCAGCGCCGCGATCATGGACCATGCGCTGCGGGCGCACCGCGCATTGTCCTGCACCGGCTATTCGCGCAGCGATTTCATCGTGTCGGCCAATGGCCCGGTCTACCTCGAGACCAACACGCTGCCCGGCCTCACCGCGGCATCACTTTACCCTAAGGCCTTGAAAGCACAGGGCATCGCCTTTGCCGACTTCCTGCGTGACCAGATCGAGCTCGGCCGCCGCCGCGCCAGGAGTTAA
- the murB gene encoding UDP-N-acetylmuramate dehydrogenase: protein MTFPDITPDLKTAMPELRGRLLANQSLAELTWFRVGGPAQVLFTPADEDDLAYFLKRLPQELPVYVVGVGSNLIVRDGGMPGVVIRLAPRTFGETSAAGDVVTAGAAALDKRVAETAAAANIGGMEFFFGIPGTVGGALRMNAGANGGETKNVLIEATGVGRDGTKHTFGNADMKFVYRNSGVDPSIVFTSARFRGRITDTEAIRTRMNEVQAHRETAQPIREKTGGSTFKNPPGNSAWKLIDAAGCRGLKVGGAQVSEMHCNFLINTGNATGHDIETLGETVRERVKQTSGIELHWEIKRIGKS from the coding sequence ATGACCTTCCCCGACATCACGCCCGACCTGAAAACCGCGATGCCGGAGCTGCGCGGGCGGCTGCTGGCTAACCAGTCGCTGGCGGAGCTGACCTGGTTTCGTGTCGGCGGTCCGGCGCAGGTGCTGTTCACGCCAGCGGATGAGGATGATCTGGCTTATTTCCTGAAGCGGCTGCCGCAGGAGTTGCCGGTCTATGTCGTCGGCGTCGGCTCCAATCTGATCGTGCGCGACGGCGGCATGCCCGGTGTCGTGATCCGACTGGCGCCGCGCACCTTTGGCGAAACCAGTGCAGCCGGCGATGTCGTCACCGCCGGCGCCGCGGCGCTCGACAAGCGCGTCGCCGAGACGGCGGCTGCTGCAAACATCGGCGGCATGGAATTCTTCTTCGGTATTCCCGGCACGGTCGGCGGCGCGCTGCGCATGAATGCCGGCGCCAATGGCGGCGAGACCAAGAATGTGCTGATCGAGGCCACCGGCGTTGGCCGCGACGGTACGAAGCATACGTTCGGCAATGCCGACATGAAGTTCGTCTATCGCAACTCTGGCGTCGATCCGTCCATCGTGTTCACCTCGGCGCGCTTCCGCGGCAGGATCACCGATACTGAGGCGATCCGCACCCGCATGAACGAGGTGCAGGCCCATCGCGAGACCGCGCAGCCGATCCGCGAGAAGACCGGCGGCTCGACCTTCAAGAATCCGCCCGGCAACAGCGCCTGGAAGCTGATCGACGCCGCCGGTTGCCGCGGCCTCAAGGTCGGCGGCGCACAGGTGTCGGAGATGCACTGCAATTTCCTGATCAACACCGGCAACGCCACCGGGCATGACATCGAGACCCTCGGCGAGACGGTGCGCGAGCGGGTCAAGCAGACCAGCGGAATTGAGCTGCACTGGGAAATCAAGCGGATCGGGAAAAGCTGA
- a CDS encoding GIY-YIG nuclease family protein has product MAGLVPAIHVLQYLHMAGGYVYFLTNRPNGVLYVGVTSDLVRRIFEHRSGFVDGFTKRYGLKRLVYFEQFDDIRTAIQREHTIKHWPRAWKVRTIIAANPNWDDLYDTIVR; this is encoded by the coding sequence ATGGCCGGGCTTGTCCCGGCCATCCACGTCTTGCAGTATCTCCACATGGCAGGGGGATACGTCTATTTTCTGACCAACCGACCGAACGGCGTGCTCTATGTCGGCGTAACGAGCGATCTCGTCCGCCGGATATTCGAGCATCGTTCTGGATTCGTCGATGGATTCACCAAGCGCTACGGCTTGAAGCGGCTGGTTTACTTCGAGCAATTCGACGACATCCGCACCGCTATCCAACGTGAACACACCATCAAGCATTGGCCACGCGCTTGGAAGGTTCGCACAATCATCGCAGCGAATCCGAACTGGGACGACCTGTACGACACGATAGTGCGGTGA
- the murC gene encoding UDP-N-acetylmuramate--L-alanine ligase: MRLPREIGPIHFVGIGGIGMSGIAEVLINLGYTVQGSDASDNYNLDRLRKKGAKISVGHTAENVDGADVVVVSTAIKRDNPELMAARARRIPVVRRAEMLAELMRLKSCVAIAGTHGKTTTTTMVATLLDAGGLDPTVINGGIINAYGSNARLGAGDWMVVEADESDGTFLKLPSDVVIVTNIDPEHLDHFKTFEAIQDAFRNFVENVPFYGFAVMCTDHPVVQALVGKIEDRRIVTYGQNPQADAQLLDLTPMGGGSKFKVAIRDRKSGATHEIADIMLPMPGPHNASNATAAIAVAHQLGVSDDVIRQAMAGFGGVKRRFTKTGETNGITVIDDYGHHPVEIAAVLKAARESTNGKIVAVVQPHRYTRLQSLFEEFCTCFNDADAVVVAEVYPAGEAPIAGIDRDHFAAGLRAHGHRNVVPLPNAGDLAKIVHGIAKSGDLVVCLGAGNITQWAYALPDELKALG; encoded by the coding sequence ATGAGACTGCCGCGCGAGATCGGACCCATTCACTTCGTCGGGATCGGCGGCATCGGCATGAGCGGCATCGCCGAGGTGCTGATCAATCTCGGCTATACCGTGCAGGGCTCCGACGCGTCGGACAATTACAACCTCGACCGGCTGCGCAAGAAGGGCGCCAAGATATCGGTCGGCCACACCGCCGAGAATGTCGATGGCGCCGATGTCGTCGTGGTCTCGACTGCGATCAAGCGCGACAATCCCGAGCTGATGGCGGCGCGCGCGCGGCGCATTCCCGTGGTGCGGCGCGCCGAGATGCTGGCGGAATTGATGCGGCTGAAGAGCTGCGTCGCGATCGCCGGCACCCATGGCAAGACCACCACGACCACGATGGTGGCGACCTTGCTCGACGCCGGCGGGCTCGATCCGACCGTGATCAATGGCGGCATCATCAATGCCTATGGCTCCAATGCGCGGCTCGGGGCAGGCGACTGGATGGTGGTCGAGGCCGACGAGAGCGACGGCACGTTCCTGAAGCTGCCGTCCGATGTCGTCATCGTCACCAATATCGATCCCGAGCATCTCGATCACTTCAAGACCTTCGAGGCGATCCAGGACGCGTTCCGCAATTTCGTCGAGAACGTTCCGTTCTATGGCTTTGCCGTGATGTGCACCGATCATCCGGTGGTGCAAGCCCTCGTCGGCAAGATCGAGGACCGCCGCATCGTCACCTACGGCCAGAATCCGCAGGCCGATGCGCAGCTCCTGGATCTGACGCCGATGGGCGGCGGCTCGAAATTCAAGGTCGCGATCCGCGATCGCAAGTCAGGCGCGACGCACGAGATCGCTGACATCATGCTGCCGATGCCGGGGCCCCACAACGCGTCGAACGCGACGGCGGCGATCGCGGTCGCGCATCAGCTCGGCGTGTCCGATGACGTGATCCGCCAGGCCATGGCGGGCTTCGGTGGCGTCAAGCGGCGTTTCACCAAGACCGGCGAGACGAACGGCATCACCGTGATCGACGACTACGGTCATCATCCGGTCGAGATCGCGGCCGTGCTGAAGGCGGCGCGGGAATCCACCAACGGCAAGATCGTCGCCGTGGTGCAGCCGCATCGCTACACCCGCCTGCAATCCTTGTTCGAGGAATTCTGCACCTGCTTCAACGATGCCGATGCGGTCGTGGTCGCGGAGGTCTATCCGGCCGGCGAAGCACCGATCGCAGGCATCGACCGCGACCATTTCGCCGCCGGCCTGCGCGCCCACGGCCATCGCAACGTTGTCCCGCTGCCGAACGCCGGCGACCTCGCGAAGATTGTTCACGGTATTGCCAAGTCCGGCGACCTGGTCGTCTGCCTCGGCGCCGGCAACATCACGCAATGGGCCTACGCACTGCCCGACGAATTGAAGGCGCTGGGGTGA